Proteins found in one Coleofasciculaceae cyanobacterium genomic segment:
- the dnaN gene encoding DNA polymerase III subunit beta produces the protein MKIVCASYDLKNNLVLVNRAVPSRPEPAVLGNVLIKASETTQKVSLIAFDGSLGIKTSFNAEVVEGGDITLPAKLLNDIVTRLPEIEITLDVAEDGFMTTISSTSGQFQLTGIDAAEFPNLPTIEAKQTIELPIAVLNKGLGGCLFAASTELSKQVLTGVHLKSQGLGQGNLGDILEFAATDSHRLAVVATDLNPENAESTIELPKIAVTIPAKALRELERIVGDAQTTDLVKVSFDEQVIVFELGDRLLTSTKILGDYPTYAQLIPQNFAREIILNRKRLLSSLELVAVLAQKNNLVKFSINNARAELVVSADAQDVGNAKQSLPAEIIGEDIEIAFNIKYLMDGLKALSTTEIKMQLNEWNQPVIFSPLGGLKMTYLVMPVQIRN, from the coding sequence ATGAAAATTGTTTGCGCTTCATACGATCTGAAAAATAATCTGGTTCTGGTTAATCGTGCTGTTCCCTCTCGTCCAGAACCTGCGGTATTGGGCAACGTTTTAATCAAAGCTAGCGAGACTACTCAGAAAGTTAGCCTGATTGCCTTTGATGGTAGTTTGGGTATCAAGACTAGTTTTAATGCTGAGGTTGTTGAAGGCGGTGACATCACGCTTCCCGCCAAATTATTAAACGATATTGTCACTCGTTTACCAGAGATAGAAATTACTCTAGACGTTGCTGAGGATGGTTTTATGACGACAATCAGCTCAACTTCAGGTCAATTTCAACTAACAGGAATAGACGCAGCCGAGTTTCCTAATTTGCCAACAATTGAAGCGAAACAAACTATTGAACTACCTATAGCTGTCCTAAATAAAGGTTTGGGAGGATGTTTATTTGCTGCTTCGACCGAACTATCCAAACAAGTGCTTACAGGAGTTCATTTAAAAAGCCAAGGCTTGGGACAAGGTAATTTGGGCGATATTTTGGAATTCGCCGCCACTGATAGTCATCGCTTGGCAGTTGTAGCCACAGATCTCAATCCTGAAAACGCAGAATCTACTATAGAGTTACCAAAAATCGCCGTAACCATACCTGCCAAAGCATTGCGAGAGCTAGAAAGAATTGTAGGTGATGCTCAGACTACCGATTTGGTTAAAGTTAGTTTCGATGAACAGGTGATCGTGTTTGAATTGGGCGATCGCCTATTAACTAGTACAAAAATATTAGGAGACTATCCTACTTATGCACAACTGATTCCACAAAACTTTGCTCGCGAAATTATTTTAAACCGTAAGCGTCTCTTGAGCAGTCTAGAGCTAGTAGCGGTATTGGCACAGAAAAACAACTTAGTGAAATTTAGCATTAATAACGCTCGCGCCGAACTAGTTGTCTCGGCAGATGCTCAAGACGTGGGTAATGCCAAACAGTCTTTGCCAGCCGAAATTATCGGAGAAGACATCGAAATTGCTTTTAACATCAAATACCTAATGGACGGATTAAAGGCGCTTTCGACAACGGAAATAAAAATGCAGTTGAATGAATGGAATCAACCAGTTATTTTTAGTCCTTTGGGAGGATTAAAAATGACCTATCTAGTAATGCCTGTGCAAATTAGAAATTAA
- the dnaA gene encoding chromosomal replication initiator protein DnaA has protein sequence MTISAEQLWQRVLELLEERLSRPTFETWIQNTTVEDFNVHSITIVTPNAFVTSHLQKHYVGIICDAVAEVIGKPLEIRLKSQQGADLDFLTEPTNFAQLQQESSSAAKNSLKPNKLNPKYTFYSFVVGPTNRMVHAASLAVAESPGRDFNPLFLCGGVGLGKTHLMQAIGHYHLEINPEARVFYVSTEQFTNDLIAAIRNDSIQTFREHYRTADILLVDDIHFIEGKEYTQEEFFHTFNTLHEAGRQVVLASDRPPQQIPKLQERLSSRFSMGLIADVQVPDLETRMAILQKKAEYENVRLPKEAIAYIASQYTSNIRELEGALIRAIAYISLSGLSMTVENIAAALNPKVEQITASPETILEVSAEILNVSTHDLKSSSRRREISNARHIAMYLMRQHTDLSLPRIGEKFGGKDHTSVMYSCDKIAKLLRKDRALNQTISLLSDRINFVSRQKFKT, from the coding sequence GTGACAATTTCCGCAGAACAATTATGGCAAAGAGTTCTAGAACTTCTCGAAGAACGGCTAAGTCGCCCTACCTTTGAAACTTGGATTCAAAATACTACTGTCGAAGATTTTAATGTCCACAGTATAACTATTGTAACTCCTAACGCTTTTGTAACAAGCCATCTACAAAAGCACTATGTCGGCATTATTTGTGACGCAGTAGCAGAAGTTATCGGCAAGCCTCTAGAAATTCGTCTCAAATCTCAACAAGGTGCAGACCTCGATTTTTTAACCGAACCAACCAATTTTGCTCAACTCCAGCAGGAATCTTCATCTGCTGCTAAAAATTCTCTTAAACCGAATAAATTAAATCCTAAATATACTTTTTATAGCTTTGTTGTTGGTCCGACAAATCGCATGGTACACGCTGCTTCTTTGGCTGTTGCCGAGTCTCCTGGACGAGATTTTAATCCTCTGTTTCTCTGTGGAGGTGTTGGACTAGGTAAAACGCATTTAATGCAGGCAATTGGGCATTATCATCTAGAAATTAATCCTGAGGCGCGGGTTTTTTATGTTTCGACTGAACAATTCACTAACGACTTAATTGCGGCAATTCGTAATGATAGTATTCAGACTTTTCGCGAACATTATCGCACTGCCGATATTTTACTAGTAGACGATATTCACTTTATTGAAGGCAAAGAGTATACCCAAGAAGAATTTTTTCACACCTTTAATACGCTTCATGAGGCAGGAAGACAGGTAGTTCTAGCAAGCGATCGCCCTCCACAGCAAATCCCTAAACTACAGGAACGCTTGAGTTCTAGATTCTCGATGGGCTTGATTGCGGATGTCCAAGTTCCCGATTTGGAAACCCGCATGGCAATTTTACAAAAGAAGGCAGAATATGAAAATGTTCGTTTACCGAAAGAAGCGATCGCCTATATCGCTAGTCAATATACCTCCAATATCCGAGAATTAGAAGGAGCATTAATTAGGGCGATCGCCTATATTTCTCTGTCTGGCTTATCGATGACGGTCGAAAATATCGCAGCGGCACTCAATCCTAAAGTAGAACAAATTACTGCCTCTCCAGAAACTATTCTGGAAGTATCAGCCGAGATTTTAAATGTCTCTACCCATGATTTAAAAAGTAGCTCTCGTCGTCGCGAGATTAGCAATGCCAGACATATCGCTATGTACCTAATGCGACAACATACAGACCTAAGCTTACCTCGTATTGGCGAAAAGTTTGGTGGGAAAGATCATACATCCGTCATGTATAGTTGTGACAAAATTGCTAAACTGCTCAGAAAAGATCGCGCCTTGAATCAGACCATATCTTTGTTAAGCGATCGGATTAACTTTGTTAGCCGACAAAAGTTTAAAACCTAA
- the def gene encoding peptide deformylase, with protein sequence MNKLPAIAQIGQPILRSQAKPVNKILDPSIIELIDLLTATAIANSGVGIAAPQISQPYRLFIIASHPSDRYPHAPTMPPTAMINPQILSHGEKVVKDWEGCLSVPNVRGLVPRYQEIEVEYTTKQGEINQEILTDFVARIFQHELDHLNGIVFTDRVTDPADLYTEAEYRQLRSLN encoded by the coding sequence ATGAATAAACTTCCAGCGATCGCTCAAATAGGCCAACCAATTCTCAGAAGCCAGGCTAAACCCGTAAATAAAATTTTAGACCCTTCCATCATAGAGCTAATTGACTTATTAACCGCTACCGCGATCGCCAATTCGGGCGTGGGAATTGCCGCGCCACAAATTTCTCAGCCTTATCGACTGTTTATCATTGCTTCTCATCCCAGCGATCGCTATCCTCATGCGCCAACTATGCCACCGACTGCAATGATTAACCCGCAAATCTTGTCTCATGGTGAAAAAGTAGTCAAAGATTGGGAAGGATGCTTAAGCGTACCTAACGTTAGAGGTTTAGTGCCTAGATATCAAGAAATTGAGGTTGAATACACAACTAAGCAAGGAGAAATAAATCAGGAAATCCTCACCGATTTTGTGGCGCGTATTTTCCAGCATGAATTAGATCATCTTAACGGTATTGTATTTACAGATCGAGTCACAGATCCAGCCGACTTGTATACCGAAGCCGAATATCGTCAGCTTAGATCTTTGAATTAG
- a CDS encoding RNA-binding protein, whose protein sequence is MSIYVGNLSYEVSQEDLSEVFNEYGTVKRIHIPSDRETGRPRGFAFVEMESEANEDKAIEALDGAEWMDRQLKVNKAKPRENRSGGRNNRF, encoded by the coding sequence ATGTCAATTTACGTAGGCAATTTATCTTACGAAGTTAGTCAAGAAGATTTAAGTGAAGTCTTCAACGAATATGGAACTGTTAAACGAATTCATATTCCTAGCGATCGCGAAACAGGTCGTCCAAGAGGATTTGCTTTTGTCGAAATGGAATCTGAAGCCAACGAAGATAAAGCTATTGAAGCTTTAGACGGTGCCGAATGGATGGATCGCCAGCTAAAAGTTAATAAAGCCAAACCGCGCGAAAACCGAAGTGGCGGTCGAAACAACCGTTTCTAA
- a CDS encoding RidA family protein: MFKKVIRTDRAPAPVGPYNQAIATCGQMLFVAGQVPLDPQSGKIIGEGDITAQTQQVMANIEAILTEAGATWDNVVKTSVFMTDLAHFGSMNQVYAQYFAEATAPARACVEVSRLPKDVLVEIECIAVIDN; encoded by the coding sequence ATGTTTAAAAAAGTTATTCGTACCGATCGAGCACCCGCCCCAGTTGGTCCTTATAATCAGGCGATCGCTACTTGTGGTCAGATGCTGTTTGTCGCAGGACAAGTTCCTCTAGATCCCCAGTCGGGAAAAATTATTGGTGAAGGAGATATCACCGCACAAACTCAGCAAGTAATGGCTAATATTGAGGCAATTTTGACTGAAGCAGGAGCAACTTGGGATAATGTAGTCAAAACTAGCGTTTTTATGACGGATTTAGCCCACTTTGGCTCCATGAATCAAGTATATGCTCAGTATTTTGCCGAAGCTACTGCTCCCGCCCGCGCCTGTGTTGAGGTTTCGCGTTTACCCAAAGACGTATTAGTTGAGATTGAATGTATTGCCGTAATTGATAATTAG
- the menA gene encoding 2-carboxy-1,4-naphthoquinone phytyltransferase, producing the protein MTTKQISQKNHRLWLAAIKPPIYSVAIAPIAVGTAVAFAKTHLFNPQFFFTFLGAAILIIAWLNLSNDVFDSETGIDINKAHSVVNLTGNKPLVFWVANLCLGIGIGGILALSWWQQDLTVLALVLLCCFLGYTYQGPPFRLGYLGLGEIICFFTFGPGAVSAAYYAQTQTFSADNLAISSIVGITTSIILFCSHFHQVEDDLAAGKRSPIVRLGTAKGAKVLTAATASIYILTLILLATGTLPLFSLLGFGSLPFAYQLVHHVNQNHAVPHKVSNSKFLAVNLYLSSSLLLILGLIFSSHV; encoded by the coding sequence ATGACTACCAAGCAAATAAGCCAAAAAAACCATCGGCTGTGGCTAGCTGCAATTAAACCGCCAATATATAGTGTAGCGATCGCGCCTATTGCCGTGGGTACGGCAGTTGCTTTTGCTAAAACTCATCTTTTTAATCCCCAGTTCTTTTTTACCTTCTTAGGAGCGGCAATTTTGATTATTGCCTGGTTAAACCTGAGCAATGATGTTTTTGATTCAGAAACAGGTATTGACATTAATAAAGCGCATTCGGTAGTTAACCTAACAGGAAATAAACCTTTAGTGTTTTGGGTAGCTAATCTTTGTCTTGGTATCGGAATTGGGGGAATTTTAGCCCTGTCTTGGTGGCAACAGGATTTAACGGTATTAGCACTAGTATTGCTATGCTGCTTCTTGGGCTATACCTATCAAGGCCCGCCGTTTCGCTTAGGCTACTTAGGTTTGGGAGAAATAATTTGTTTCTTTACCTTTGGTCCTGGTGCAGTTTCTGCTGCCTACTATGCTCAGACTCAAACATTTTCGGCAGATAATTTAGCGATTTCTAGCATTGTTGGTATTACTACCTCAATTATTTTATTTTGTTCTCATTTTCATCAGGTCGAAGACGACTTGGCAGCAGGAAAGCGATCGCCAATTGTGCGTTTAGGAACGGCTAAAGGTGCGAAGGTATTAACAGCTGCTACCGCTAGTATTTATATCTTAACGCTAATTTTGCTCGCTACTGGTACATTGCCTCTTTTTAGTTTGCTCGGTTTTGGTAGTTTGCCCTTTGCCTATCAGTTGGTTCACCACGTCAACCAAAATCATGCTGTTCCTCACAAAGTTAGTAATAGCAAGTTTCTTGCCGTTAATTTATATCTTTCTAGTTCGTTGTTGTTAATATTAGGATTAATTTTTAGTTCCCATGTTTAA
- a CDS encoding isochorismate synthase, with the protein MSFATQSSNFILKNNIDTKLNNFWQNKELNFAITKDTDIISVSCQIPNVDPLACLQKFSHSHSLHFYWENCSKQEAVSAWGITRSDYPQNNSRFSSAQNFIQDCFQQIIRAGASGLSIGKPSVFCSFTFFADNQEPEPFKSGTLFLPRFQIVKKHKNCCLIVNFPLEKGEDKKYLVKQIKQKVDSIPWSTLGQLNLERKNNLLSTNRARSQDPDYFKSVVASALESIAAGELSKIVIAHTTEIQSKVPFKIIESLANLRGLHPDCYIFSTGNGAGQNFIGASPERLLSVQNQQLVTDALAGSAPRGTNNAEDLHLANLLLKNRKEKREHQAVRDFIIERLRGIGLKPQQLPLQLLKLSNIQHLWTPIYAHLPADIEPLEIVALLHPTPAVAGVSTEIACEKIRYYEKSARSLYAAPLGWVDYEGNCEFIVGIRSALIDGDRAMLYAGAGIVSGSNPDKEFDEVQLKLQSLLKALV; encoded by the coding sequence ATGTCTTTTGCAACTCAATCTAGTAATTTTATTTTAAAAAATAATATCGATACAAAACTCAACAATTTTTGGCAGAATAAAGAACTGAATTTTGCCATTACCAAAGATACAGATATTATTAGTGTTTCTTGTCAAATTCCCAATGTCGATCCTCTTGCCTGCCTCCAAAAATTTAGCCATAGTCATTCGTTACATTTTTATTGGGAAAACTGTAGCAAGCAAGAAGCAGTATCAGCTTGGGGGATTACTCGCAGCGATTATCCCCAGAATAATTCCAGGTTTAGTTCGGCACAAAACTTTATCCAAGATTGTTTTCAACAAATTATTAGAGCGGGGGCGAGCGGTCTATCAATTGGAAAACCGAGCGTGTTTTGTAGCTTTACTTTTTTTGCCGATAATCAGGAGCCTGAGCCTTTTAAATCTGGAACTTTATTTTTACCTCGATTTCAGATAGTTAAAAAACATAAAAATTGCTGTCTAATTGTTAATTTTCCTTTAGAAAAAGGGGAAGATAAAAAATATTTGGTAAAACAGATCAAGCAAAAAGTAGATAGTATTCCTTGGTCTACATTAGGACAACTAAACCTAGAGCGAAAAAATAATTTGTTGTCAACAAATCGCGCTCGCTCACAAGACCCAGATTACTTTAAATCGGTTGTTGCTTCTGCTCTGGAGTCAATTGCTGCTGGTGAATTAAGCAAAATTGTTATTGCCCACACTACTGAAATCCAGTCTAAAGTTCCGTTTAAAATTATTGAATCTTTAGCTAATTTAAGAGGACTTCACCCAGATTGCTATATATTTTCTACGGGTAATGGTGCGGGACAAAACTTTATTGGAGCAAGTCCAGAACGTTTGTTGAGCGTTCAAAACCAACAGCTGGTAACGGATGCTCTAGCAGGATCTGCTCCTAGAGGCACGAATAATGCCGAAGATTTGCACTTGGCTAATTTATTGCTCAAAAATAGAAAAGAAAAGCGAGAGCATCAAGCCGTTCGTGACTTCATAATTGAGCGTCTGCGAGGTATCGGTCTAAAACCCCAGCAGCTGCCTTTACAACTGCTCAAGCTATCAAATATTCAACATCTGTGGACACCAATCTATGCTCACCTCCCCGCAGATATTGAGCCGTTAGAGATTGTAGCATTGCTCCATCCAACTCCTGCGGTAGCTGGTGTATCTACCGAAATTGCCTGTGAAAAGATCCGTTACTATGAAAAATCTGCTCGCTCTCTCTACGCAGCACCTCTAGGATGGGTAGACTACGAAGGAAATTGCGAATTTATTGTCGGTATTCGTTCGGCGCTAATTGATGGCGATCGCGCTATGCTATATGCTGGGGCAGGTATAGTTTCTGGTTCTAATCCTGACAAAGAATTTGATGAGGTGCAGCTAAAATTGCAGTCTTTGTTAAAAGCATTAGTGTAA
- the menD gene encoding 2-succinyl-5-enolpyruvyl-6-hydroxy-3-cyclohexene-1-carboxylic-acid synthase gives MIDFRNVNTLWASILTETLYRCGITTAVVCPGSRSTPLAIAFASHQGIIAIPILDERSAAFFALGRAKKTGLPTALVCTSGTAGANFYPAVIEAKESGVPLIILTADRPPELRNCHAGQAIDQVKLYGNLPNWQCELALPEATSTMLRYLRQTMIQAWQQSLFPTPGVVHLNIPLREPLIPIEQSLAIKNQFSIEDFFSAVASIPVKYPNASCSLPWNSWQGKSGIIIAGLAQPQDPQAYCQAIALLAQHLSFPVLAEALSPLRNYARLNPYLISTYDSILRQSQAHKLIPEVVIQIGELPTSKQLRTWLDKLGIERWVIEQKVENFDPLHGKTIQIHSSIEQVAQNIAIDDQNGLTSSYCKQWCELEAITRTGLDSTLESLSDLHEAKAAWLVSHSLPSGTPIFIANSMSVRNAEYFWQPNNNQIVPYFNRGANGIDGTLSTALGIAYQDAGVLLTGDLTLLHDTNGFLLRQKFQGHLTIIVINNNGGGIFEMLPIADFPSFEEYFATPQSVDLTQLCAAYDVEHQTIKNWQQLGSLIKNLPKSGIRVLELTCDRHADAIWLKNNLGKFGK, from the coding sequence ATGATCGATTTTCGTAATGTAAATACGCTGTGGGCATCGATATTAACCGAGACGTTGTATCGTTGTGGCATTACCACTGCTGTAGTTTGTCCAGGCTCACGTTCAACTCCTTTAGCAATTGCCTTTGCCAGTCATCAAGGAATTATCGCTATTCCAATTTTAGATGAGCGTTCGGCAGCCTTTTTTGCCCTTGGTAGAGCTAAAAAAACTGGTTTACCTACAGCGTTAGTTTGTACCTCTGGAACAGCTGGAGCCAATTTTTATCCCGCGGTAATCGAAGCCAAAGAAAGCGGTGTTCCTTTAATTATTTTGACGGCAGATCGCCCTCCAGAACTACGTAACTGTCATGCAGGACAAGCGATCGATCAGGTAAAGCTATACGGTAATCTTCCTAACTGGCAGTGTGAACTAGCATTGCCTGAAGCGACTAGCACCATGCTGCGCTATCTGCGACAAACCATGATTCAAGCATGGCAACAGTCTTTATTTCCCACTCCTGGAGTCGTACATCTTAATATTCCTTTACGCGAACCATTAATACCTATTGAACAATCATTAGCAATCAAAAATCAATTTTCAATTGAGGATTTCTTTTCGGCGGTTGCTAGTATACCAGTAAAGTATCCGAACGCTTCTTGTTCTTTACCCTGGAATAGTTGGCAAGGTAAGTCAGGCATTATTATTGCTGGTTTAGCCCAACCTCAAGATCCCCAAGCTTATTGTCAGGCGATCGCGCTTTTAGCTCAACACCTCTCTTTTCCTGTCTTAGCCGAAGCCTTATCTCCTCTGAGAAATTACGCACGACTTAATCCTTATTTGATTTCAACTTATGATTCAATTTTGCGTCAGTCACAAGCACACAAACTAATTCCCGAAGTGGTGATTCAAATTGGCGAACTACCCACCAGCAAGCAGCTAAGAACTTGGTTAGATAAACTGGGGATCGAGCGTTGGGTTATCGAGCAAAAAGTTGAGAACTTCGATCCGCTGCATGGCAAAACGATTCAGATTCATAGCTCAATTGAACAGGTTGCTCAAAATATAGCAATAGATGATCAAAATGGTTTAACATCAAGCTATTGTAAGCAGTGGTGCGAATTAGAAGCCATAACTAGAACTGGCTTAGATAGTACTCTCGAATCCCTCAGCGATCTACATGAAGCAAAGGCTGCATGGCTTGTTTCTCACAGTCTGCCATCAGGTACGCCAATTTTCATCGCCAACAGTATGTCGGTGCGTAATGCTGAATATTTTTGGCAACCTAACAACAATCAAATAGTTCCCTACTTTAACCGTGGAGCAAATGGGATTGATGGTACGCTTTCTACCGCTTTGGGTATTGCCTATCAAGATGCGGGGGTATTATTGACAGGAGACTTGACTTTACTACACGATACTAATGGCTTTTTGCTCCGTCAGAAATTTCAAGGGCATTTAACTATTATTGTAATTAATAATAACGGTGGGGGTATCTTCGAGATGTTGCCGATCGCCGACTTCCCCTCATTTGAAGAGTATTTTGCTACACCGCAATCAGTTGATTTGACTCAACTTTGTGCTGCCTATGATGTGGAACATCAAACAATAAAAAATTGGCAACAGTTAGGAAGCTTAATCAAAAACTTACCTAAGTCGGGCATCAGAGTTTTAGAACTTACTTGCGATCGCCATGCAGATGCTATTTGGTTAAAAAACAATCTGGGTAAATTTGGTAAATAA
- a CDS encoding helix-turn-helix domain-containing protein gives MLEVLRLIGYGTNRPGAMTRATEGLTTKVLNERLTDLVNFGIIEKVAYPEIPPRVEYKLADFGSRFVEILDIIGDLEEYRQSCP, from the coding sequence ATGTTGGAAGTTTTACGCTTAATTGGCTACGGAACTAACCGTCCAGGAGCAATGACTCGCGCAACTGAGGGATTGACAACTAAAGTTTTAAATGAGCGGTTAACGGATCTCGTCAATTTTGGTATTATCGAAAAAGTTGCTTATCCTGAGATTCCGCCTCGTGTCGAATATAAGTTGGCCGACTTTGGCTCTCGGTTCGTTGAAATTCTAGACATTATTGGCGATTTAGAAGAATATCGGCAAAGCTGCCCTTAA